attCAGATTTCCTTACAAACTGAAGATTTTTTTGTGACACTCAACAAACTTCTGAAATCTGAAGCCCAAGTCCTCTTCTTTATGCAAATTATACACaatatctgtttttattttaaggaaCTGAAAAAGAGAGATTTAAAATTTCTGCTATGTACTGCAGAAAGGTTCATCTACTCATTATGTGCATGTGGAGATCAACtcgtttttttatttgactgttgaacatttaaaacaaaaccgTAAAAACTTTTGGAACCGTAAAAACGAAGATAATTACTTTATAAGCATGAAAAACAATCCAGTGGACAGCAAAAGGGCAGAATATTGGTATAACAGAAAGCAGTGATCgtctgacaaaaaaaagaaaaacaccatTCTGTTTGCATGCGTTGACTGAAATTTGAAGAGATGAGGGTTGTGTCTTCCAAACCTGTCCTCCTGTTACTGTGGATTCAGAGTGTATATGGATGGATGCATTCTAAATGCAACATTTATGATAACCCTGAAAACATTGAAGACATGCCAGACAGCGATTGCTTACAAGGCTATTCCAAAGGTCTCACAGCTTCCTGTCAATACTTCACAGACATCGAAGAAGATCTACATGGACTCCCTCAAAACATCAATACTCTCTGCATATCCATGACTACGGATAAAAATGGTATCATGTCTCTAGATTTTTTCTCTCAGTTTCACGACCTGGAGTACCTGTATATTAATGGCTGTTTTTCACAAATCCTTCCAACTGGGAATAGCCAGGGCCTTCCAAATCTGCACTACATGGAGTTGAGTGGACAATACGCTGGGTGCTGTGATTGCCATATTGGGCCTCACACATTCAGAGATGTAGTCAAGCTAAGTAAATTGATCATATCTGACTTTAGGTTATCAGCAATGGCACCAGATGTGTTTAATGGCATACCTCATTTACTAACTGTCTCCATTGGTAACTCCTGTGTAAAAGATTTGTCAGAGATACTATGCAGATTAATGTATGTAAAGTCACTTACTAATTTAGTTGTAGAGGCACAGGAAATACAGacattaaatcaatcaaattgccCAATCTTAAACACAAATGAGAGCATGACACCTGTTTTTAACAACCTAATGAGGTGTTCTTTAAAATTTGGTAAAATAACACATATAGAGGAAGGTGCTCTGGATTGTTTTAAGAACCTGGAACTTTTCGAATCTTACCTAAACAAGGAACTGCTACTACAACTGCCCCTGTCTGGAATTAAGCAAATTCATTTGTTGAGAAACCTCGGTAGTGAACACATTGATTTTAAAAGCATCTGCAATCTAGTGTTTTTGCTTTCAATCAAAAGAATAGATTTTAATACAAACTATCCAATCAGCCTTTCAATGTACCATGTTGACTTGTGCGTAGGACTGGAATCTATTGTTCTTACTAGAGATTATACTTtctatccatccatctcccAAATTAAATGGAATTTTATTTCCACTCTTAAGAACGTTGCATACTTATCTGTATATGACCGCACAGAAAACAGTCTTGATTTGTGCTCCTTCCaaaaacaaccaatcacatggttaAACAAacttgttttatatttgaacataaacatttttttttcaaatcaatTTAGTTGTCTTGTAAACCTGTTAGACCTTAAATATAAAAGTAAATTATCAAATATTGAAGACTTTGCTTTCCTGGGCTTGAGACTTCTGGAGTACTTAGACCTGtcaaataataacattacacacatccatgcaaatacattttatggtttATATAGTTTGACATGGTTGGATCTCAGGGAAAATCCACTTATTCACAATACTGAGTCTTTCACACATCTTACATCTTTAAGAGAAGTATTTCTTGGGAAATTGAACAGTCCACTAAGAGAACCTGTGATAAAGCTAAATCTAACACTGATATTTGGTGACATTTTGAGTCAACTGACTCACCTGTATATTACTTCAAGTATGAGACCAATGTATTTGATTATTGGCAGTAACATTGAATCCAAACAGAACATGAGTCTTATACTGAAAGGCCAGACTGTGTCCTTTGAGGACTGTGAAAGACCATTCTTTAAGTCTGTAATCCATCTTGATGTTGATGCTGAAGAATTCCTTTGTGGATCTGAATTCATGGGAAAGTATTTCAAATCTGTGGAGACATTTGTGTACAGATCAAAGCTTTCAGCTAAAAGTTATGATATGACAACGATTAATCAACTGATTCAGCTACAGAAACTGACTCTATATTCAGTGGATCTTATACAACAACCTTCTGCTGACATCATTTTCCACAACCTGACAAAGCTGGAGGTTCTGAAACTTTTAGACTGCAAGATTTATTCTATGGAGGGTAGTTTAACTAAAGatttaaaatctttaaaaaGATTGCATTTACGAATCAAGaacatatataatgtattatacagCTTTCCTGAATCTCTTTCTGGTCTTAAGTATTTGCTATTTAATgagttacatttgttttgcagttGTGACAATGCTTGGCTTATTGCATGGGCAAAGAGGAACAGGCAGGTTGAAGTGATCTTGATTTCTATTAGATACATTATTTGGGACAACTTGACATGCTTGTCAGACAATGGAATAGACACACCTAACTTTGTCAAGTACACAGAAGCCAACTGCACAACAGAGATAGACTTTATTCTCTTCACTGTGACTGGCCTGGGAGTCCTGTTCTTCATGCTGGTGGTGTTTCTCCATAACCTGTCTGGCCACTATCTTCTCCCCCTCTACCACATCACCCTTGGCTGGCTGTCAGAGGCCATGAGATCCAACACCAGGGGGCGCTACGACTACGACACCTTTGTCTCCTACAGCGGGAAGGACGAGCTCTGGGTGGTGGAGGAGCTGCTGCCCAACCTGGAGCAGAGGGGTCCCCCTTTCCTGAACCTCTGTCTGCACAGCAGAGACTTCCAGTTGGGGAAGGACATTGTGGAGAACATCACAGACAGCCTCTATCGGAGCCGCCACACCCTCTGTCTGGTCAGCCGCCACTACCTTCACAGTAACTGGTGCTCCCTGGAGTTGAAGCTGGCCACCGCCAGACTGCAGGTGGAGCAAAGAGACATCCTCCTCCTGGTCTTCCTGGAGAAGATCCCCCCTCGCTGGCTCTCAGCCCACCACAGACTGGCTCGTCTGGTAAAGACCAGGACctatctggactggcctcaggaCCCCCATCAGCACCAGGCATTCTGGGACAGACTGTGGGAGAAACTGAAACCTCCCACTGatgtttgaaattaaagtaTAATGTAAATACTAAGACAAATAATGTTGGAAGGTATTTTGAGTTAAAGAAATGGTAATTTAAAGGTCTAAGTACAAATTGTCTGAACAATTTGAAGTGTGTCTTTAATTTATTTAGTCATTAGTTTATATTgagatttaatacatttttgttcataAAAATCATATTGCTAACATATGtattttgtgttctgtgtgtagTGTAGTGAACTGAAAAGGTCTATTTgtgcttttgttatttttcaggttaaaaacGAGTTGGTTCGTGTTGTCTACTGAGTACTTCTTCAAATAACATATGATTGaccaattattttaatatctttagTTCTTTACAGATGAGTAGTTGGTAGTTAATGAAAAAATCCCTACTTGAGGAATGTCTCTGTGGTTTCACCATAGTCAGAAAATCATTTAGCGCTGATTGTTTTGAGTTTAGAAGTTtaattgactgagaacacattcctTTAGGCTTTtctattatgttttttattggaACAAATCCATTACAGAACTTTTGATAGGAATACATCATCCAATAACAATCATACAGCATTGTTCCAAGTCATGATTTTTTGGGGTATAATGCACTTACCTTTTATATTCATCggcattaataaataaaataaaaagctaagTGTATTAGCTGAAGGAACCACAGTTCTAtagcatgtttttattgttaaaaaCTTAGAAACAACAGAAACCCTCTTGATAAAAGACATTGGATACCAAATTCTATTTcttcttttaattttgttattttttgtccCTAGTACTGCTTTAAAACATTTAGtgtgttttcttaattttaaaGATAAAGGTCCACTttatcactgcacctttttatttcctttccaaaaaggaaggttttgggtgaggaatagaagggttaaaatgaatagaaagcctctgttcctcactcaaattctttttcaacttttttttgtgattagattttttgagcagtgtatttatataattcattaaaatatgttcaaataAAAGGGTTTAAGAAACTGATTAGGTTGTATTAATAATTGATGGATTGCAGCACATTAACAACTAAAAGAAGAACATGAACAATTCTGCAAATTGGATTGTACAATGTTGGGTGATAAAGTTGGCTTCACTTTGGATTTTCCTCTGAGGATCTTTAGTTGAAGccagtttaaataaaatataaatggcaTTGCACAGTGCACATGTTACTGGGTGTTgaattctgtccacttttgatgcatgaaaattataaaataatgttgatCTTTTTAGGacttacattttctcaaaaaatTTAAGGTTTAGCACAATCTTTTATGCCAGAACATATATAAACAATTGGTTTATCAGAATGTTTGGAGGGGATGAGGTGACAAGACGTGTGGAAAGGATGTATGGACTGGATGAGTGGAcagaatgtgtggacaggatgtatggacagtaTGTACGGGGCCCATCAGTTATGGAGCATCACATGTCCTAACTATTGTCCTTCAATGACTGATAGTAGTCAGTACTATCAGTCATTGTTTCAAGCCCATAATCTCACAGTCCCAcctcacacatttaaaaaaaaacattactcaaATAACTGgactgaaaatgtccaaacatttccattaaaaacaataaagaaaaataatagaaAGGATTATCTGACCAATGAGgctttattatttctattatatttatattatttgaaGAAGTGTTAAATACACGATAAGTGCTATTTTTTtcctataaaaaaacaaaaaaaaacaaacagacctTTTCAGTTCCTACTCTGCACACAGTGTGTAAAAACGTGTTAGCAATAAGTTGTTTACAgataaaaagttattttaaagtactttaaaataattgaaagaCAAGTTTCAAATATCAGCTTTAACATGCAACttaaattttatattttaaaatcaagCCACGGTTGGAGGTTTCAGTTTCTCCCACAGTCTGTCCCAGAATGGCTGGTGCTGATGGGGGTCCTGCActgtaaaaattatttgatcaaaAAGTTATGATAACTTACATATGTCATTAACTCAGACGTAAAATAATGTGTTATGAAATTTCAACTCAATTGTTTGCGTTTTCAATCTCCCAAATTAGGTTCATAAGTTACTTGAATGAATCACAAATTCCAGGTGCGTAAATTAACTTGCCATTTTAAATTGAGTGGGGTACTAGTCTTTGGCGTGTTGCAGATTGAGAGGAGGACAGCTCTTTGCGCATGTGCGGGGGACTACCGTTGAAGCCAGGCCTCCAGACGAACAAGTTTACGCGCCAGCAAGCAATCAAACTTCAATCGGCCGGGTGCCGTCTTACTTTTTTCTGTAAGAAGAGTCGGGTTGGCGTGAACAAGTTCGCTATAGgtaagtgtttgtgttttgtagaTATTGAGAATGTGCGTTGATGAAGCCAATAACGCGATTAACGTTAGCTATCGTTACCTTTTGATATGTGCAACAACCAAGCGttccgcacaagccctgaaaagtgtaGCCAAAatgtctcgatcgccccctggtgagtggtcccagtataggtcataaaccccgccctccccatgttattcaatgggacgcaagaccaactaaacaattaaattacccttcaattatcttttttccgaagctggtttctgtcatttactgtagtttgtatcacgctaatgtaaattcaagagtttgtttttaaaataagttggtttttagttacttatttaatgctctaaaaacggtggtgtgacgtcatgattcacagctttgattgacagctatctgagccaaggagccactgaagcgccatcctccttcggaggactgaggagatttgagctttacatttaatctctaaatttctataattgatataatttcacacggacataatgggttgttctgcagtacattgtgctaaccgatctggcatttccaatcgatctttgaattttttttggtaagttaaatttataagctatttaattagtaaataaatgtaattggctagctaacgttagctaaaagacaacaagcctcgttaatagctagcaggtgatcgttagctagaagttaccaattatttttgtattaggcctattctaaattatggttaaacatgatgtaagttaggctataacatatcgtctaggtttaacaagcaaaggttgtactgtacttggacttgcgattgattatggtatgcgcattctgcgagggagagtgagggcggggcacaggggtggggccgtagatttcgcggctttacggctttacttcctgctcgctactgcgcataactactgcgcagaactggtcccaagattgctatctgcgcagacgcaagtccaagatgtcagcgccgtatcgggacactggcggcttcatttttcaccaatggaaaagagcgaaagggcgtcgtccatttttttttacagtctatggcaACAACTGTGATGTCATTTAAGCGAGGCACATTTCAGCGAccgttaacgttagctagaacACGTTTGCTAGGAGTTCAGTCTTTTAGTTCAGTCAAAGACGGTTGATAAAGCTTTATCTGAGACGTTCAGATTTGTTTGAGGTCACTCAACTCTGCTTATTTTTGTCTTGTAGGAAACAAACGAAAGGAGAAGGACTGCTGCTCTGCTGGGTCTGCCACACTACCTAAGAGAAGAGCCATAAGACATCATCAGGATGTGTGACGTAAGACCATTTTCTGTCATGCATAACAGCCCATATACGAACGCACGCACCCACATATACacttgcgcgcacacacaccccactcACCTCACTacactaaaccacacacacacacacacacacagattggtTTAGATACACTCATGGGTGTTGATAAAGTCCTGTGGCAGCAAAATAGTGATGATGCAGGGAGGAGTGACGGGCAGAATAGTGATGGGGAAGACGAGGGTTGGGTGGAATAGtagtgatgggaggagggaggggtagaacaatgttggaggaggagaaaggaggggtAGAATAGTAATGGGGAGGACGAGGGTTGGGTGGAATAGtggtgatgggaggagggaggggtagaacaatgttggaggaggagaaaggaggggcaGAATAGTGATGGGGAGGACGAGGGTTGGGCATAGAGAATATGCACAATACACTTTCAGCTAAAAGTTTTGATTTAACACCGATTAATCAACTTATTCAGCAGAGACTTCCAGCTGGGGAAGGACATTGTGGAGAACATCACAGACAGCCTCTACTGGAGCCGCCACACCCTCTGTCTGGTCAGCCGCCACTACCTTCACAGTAACTGGTGCTCCCTGGAGTTGAAGCTGGCCACCGCCAGACTGCAGGTGGAGCAAAGAGACATCCTCCTCCTGGTCTTCCTGGAGAAGATCCCCCCTCGCTGGCTCTCAGCCCACCACAGACTGGCTCGTCTGGTGAAGACCAGGACctatctggactggcctcaggaCCCCCATCAGCACCAGGCATTCTGGGACAGACTGTGGGAGAAACTGAAACCTCTGACTGatgtttgaaattaaagtaTAATGTAAATGCTAAGACTAATAATGTTGGAAGGCATATTGAGTTACTGAAATGGTCATTTAAAGGTCTAAGTACAAATTGTCTAAAGTTTTAGAAGTTTGTGTTTAATTTCTTTTagtattatgtttattagttttttatatatttttctttattgtaaaCATCTTATCGCTAACACATGAAACCAGAcactttttctgttttaatattgttcttgttttaCCATATGTCCGTGCCCTGCTTTAAAACAAATAAGCTGTGTTTCTTAGTTTTAAAGATGTTTTATTACACCTCCATATTATGATCTCTGACAGAATAAAGTCAGTTCCTCTGGAAATGCATTCAACTGCTTGGCTCAGTAAGGATGAGGCCACAGAGTGCCTTGATACAGATGTAGCAGTATATTGGTCACCCCGGTCTAGGTTCAAGTCTTGACTGTGGCTGAGAAGCCCCAAGTGGTGATTCAAATGGGGCAGCACCACCCTGGGTTTAGGGGAGTTATCTTCAGCAGGGTTTTACTAGTCTCTTCCCCCTctaatgtctctctctgtctggagGGGCATCCTCAAATTAAATTACGTCAATATGGAGAGAGTGTCCTATGACGCACCTTGATCCATGTGACTTCTTGATTGGATGACTGCTGAAAAAGCAGAATGCCTTTGTGCTGATACCTAAGAAGAATTGTCTTCCGCCTGTTTGGATATGTGATCAAACATGGCCGTAGACAGGGGCGCTGTATGGGGGATGTTAGGATGATTCTAAGGGCCGTTGACTGACAGGGGCCCTAAAAAAATATTAGAACATTAAGTAAAAAAATTCAACATTAAATCATTAACCCATGCACCTATCCTATtatattttcttgtttattgCAAAAAGTAAACATCCAGAGAGGTTCTGTATTAATAAGCAGAccaccctccccacacacacacacattaaattgTTCAGTGCAGGCGCGAACGGTACTTGCTAGTAGTGAATTGCGATTGAGGATTGTTCACTCGCAAAGGAGTCCTGAGACTGTATGTTTCATCAAAAGGGTTTCCAATGTTTCAGAGACACTCTTCTGTTGAGACTGTATGTTTCATCAAAAGGGTTTCCAGTGTTTCAGAGACACTCTTCTGTTAAGACTGTATGTTTCATCAAAAGGGTTTCCAATGTTTCAGAGACACTCTTCTGTTGAGCCTGTA
This is a stretch of genomic DNA from Esox lucius isolate fEsoLuc1 chromosome 11, fEsoLuc1.pri, whole genome shotgun sequence. It encodes these proteins:
- the LOC114840249 gene encoding toll-like receptor 13, which gives rise to MRVVSSKPVLLLLWIQSVYGWMHSKCNIYDNPENIEDMPDSDCLQGYSKGLTASCQYFTDIEEDLHGLPQNINTLCISMTTDKNGIMSLDFFSQFHDLEYLYINGCFSQILPTGNSQGLPNLHYMELSGQYAGCCDCHIGPHTFRDVVKLSKLIISDFRLSAMAPDVFNGIPHLLTVSIGNSCVKDLSEILCRLMYVKSLTNLVVEAQEIQTLNQSNCPILNTNESMTPVFNNLMRCSLKFGKITHIEEGALDCFKNLELFESYLNKELLLQLPLSGIKQIHLLRNLGSEHIDFKSICNLVFLLSIKRIDFNTNYPISLSMYHVDLCVGLESIVLTRDYTFYPSISQIKWNFISTLKNVAYLSVYDRTENSLDLCSFQKQPITWLNKLVLYLNINIFFSNQFSCLVNLLDLKYKSKLSNIEDFAFLGLRLLEYLDLSNNNITHIHANTFYGLYSLTWLDLRENPLIHNTESFTHLTSLREVFLGKLNSPLREPVIKLNLTLIFGDILSQLTHLYITSSMRPMYLIIGSNIESKQNMSLILKGQTVSFEDCERPFFKSVIHLDVDAEEFLCGSEFMGKYFKSVETFVYRSKLSAKSYDMTTINQLIQLQKLTLYSVDLIQQPSADIIFHNLTKLEVLKLLDCKIYSMEGSLTKDLKSLKRLHLRIKNIYNVLYSFPESLSGLKYLLFNELHLFCSCDNAWLIAWAKRNRQVEVILISIRYIIWDNLTCLSDNGIDTPNFVKYTEANCTTEIDFILFTVTGLGVLFFMLVVFLHNLSGHYLLPLYHITLGWLSEAMRSNTRGRYDYDTFVSYSGKDELWVVEELLPNLEQRGPPFLNLCLHSRDFQLGKDIVENITDSLYRSRHTLCLVSRHYLHSNWCSLELKLATARLQVEQRDILLLVFLEKIPPRWLSAHHRLARLVKTRTYLDWPQDPHQHQAFWDRLWEKLKPPTDV
- the LOC114840296 gene encoding toll-like receptor 13, which gives rise to MLEEEKGGAEYRDFQLGKDIVENITDSLYWSRHTLCLVSRHYLHSNWCSLELKLATARLQVEQRDILLLVFLEKIPPRWLSAHHRLARLVKTRTYLDWPQDPHQHQAFWDRLWEKLKPLTDV